In Streptomyces sp. Li-HN-5-11, the sequence CTCCCGGACACCGCCCGGACCATCGAGGACCTGCTCGACAAGGCCCGCCAGTCCGACGCGAAGGTGCGGGAGGCGTCCGCGGGCGCCACGTACGCCGGTGAAGCGGACCCCTACAAGAAGCCCGGTTCCGATGCCGACGAGACGGACGACAGCACCGAATGACCAGCAAGCCCACCCCGCCCGACGGCCTTGTCATCGTCGACAAGCCGTCGGGCTTCACTTCGCACGACGTGGTCGCCAAGATGCGGGGTATCGCGAAGACCCGCCGCGTCGGCCACGCCGGCACCCTCGACCCGATGGCGACCGGCGTCCTCGTGCTCGGCGTGGAGAAGGCCACCAAGCTTCTCGGGCACCTCGCGCTGACCGAGAAGGAGTACCTCGGCACCATCCGCCTCGGCCAGAGCACCCTCACCGACGACGCCGAGGGGGAGATCACCTCCTCCGCCGACGCCTCCAAGGTCACCCGAGAGGCCGTCGACGCCGGCATCGCCAAGCTGAGCGGCGACATCATGCAGGTGCCGTCCAAGGTCAGCGCGGTGAAGATCAACGGCGTACGGTCGTACAAGCGGGCGCGGGAGGGCGAGGACTTCGAGATCCCGGCCCGCCCGGTGACCGTATCCTCCTTCACCGTGTACGACATCCGGGACGCCGTCGCCGAGGACGGCACCCCCGTGCTCGACCTGGTGGTCTCGGTGGTCTGCTCGTCCGGCACCTACATCCGTGCCCTGGCCCGCGACCTTGGCGCCGGCCTCGGCGTCGGCGGCCATCTCACCGCGCTGCGCCGCACCCGCGTCGGGCCGTACAAGCTGGAGGCCGCGAGGA encodes:
- the truB gene encoding tRNA pseudouridine(55) synthase TruB, whose protein sequence is MTSKPTPPDGLVIVDKPSGFTSHDVVAKMRGIAKTRRVGHAGTLDPMATGVLVLGVEKATKLLGHLALTEKEYLGTIRLGQSTLTDDAEGEITSSADASKVTREAVDAGIAKLSGDIMQVPSKVSAVKINGVRSYKRAREGEDFEIPARPVTVSSFTVYDIRDAVAEDGTPVLDLVVSVVCSSGTYIRALARDLGAGLGVGGHLTALRRTRVGPYKLEAARTLDQLQQELTVMPTAEAAAAAFPRWDVDARRARLLTNGVRLEMPDEYAGAGPVGVFDPEGRFLALVEEQRGKAKSLAVFG